In the genome of Xanthomonas translucens pv. cerealis, one region contains:
- a CDS encoding recombination-associated protein RdgC: MFFRNLTLFRFPTTLDFSEIDKLLPEVQLKPVGPLEMSSRGFISPFGRDEREVLSHRIAEFLWLTVGGEDKILPGSVVNDLLERKVAEIEEKEGRRPGGKARKRLKDDLIHELLPRAFVKSSRTDAMLDLQHGYVAVDTSSRKSGENVMSEIRGVLGSFPALPLNAEVAPRSILTGWIAGEPLPEGLSLGEECEMKDPIEGGAVVKCQHQELRCDEIDKHLEAGKQVTKLALILDDHVSFVLGDDLVIRKLKFLDGALDQLENADQDGVRAELDARFALMSAEVRRLFLLLEEALKLSKAET; encoded by the coding sequence ATGTTCTTTCGCAACCTGACCCTGTTCCGCTTCCCCACCACCCTCGACTTCTCCGAGATCGACAAGCTCCTGCCGGAAGTGCAGCTCAAGCCGGTCGGCCCGCTGGAAATGAGTTCGCGCGGCTTCATCTCCCCGTTCGGCCGCGACGAGCGCGAAGTGCTGTCGCACCGCATCGCCGAGTTCCTGTGGCTGACCGTCGGCGGCGAAGACAAGATCCTGCCCGGCTCGGTGGTCAACGACCTGCTCGAGCGCAAGGTCGCCGAGATCGAGGAGAAGGAAGGCCGCCGGCCTGGCGGCAAGGCGCGCAAGCGGCTCAAGGACGACCTGATCCACGAACTGCTGCCGCGCGCCTTCGTCAAATCCTCGCGTACCGACGCCATGCTCGACCTGCAACACGGCTACGTCGCGGTGGACACTTCCAGCCGCAAGAGCGGCGAGAACGTGATGTCCGAGATCCGCGGCGTGCTCGGCAGCTTCCCGGCGCTGCCGCTGAACGCGGAAGTGGCGCCGCGCTCGATCCTGACCGGCTGGATCGCCGGCGAACCCTTGCCCGAAGGCCTCAGCCTGGGCGAGGAGTGCGAGATGAAGGATCCGATCGAAGGCGGCGCGGTGGTCAAGTGCCAGCACCAGGAACTGCGCTGCGACGAGATCGACAAGCACCTGGAAGCCGGCAAGCAGGTCACCAAACTGGCGCTGATCCTGGACGACCACGTCTCCTTCGTGCTCGGCGACGACCTGGTGATCCGCAAGCTGAAGTTCCTCGACGGCGCCCTGGACCAGCTGGAGAACGCCGACCAGGACGGCGTGCGCGCCGAACTGGACGCCCGCTTCGCACTGATGAGTGCCGAAGTGCGACGCCTGTTCCTGCTGCTGGAAGAGGCGTTGAAGCTAAGCAAGGCGGAGACCTGA
- a CDS encoding M48 family metallopeptidase, which translates to MPDFLRRLLAPPTAAVERDLVRLRLDEREIEVLRVRDPRARRIKLSVDERGARLTLPLRASLVAGERFLLEHRHWLGEQLARYQDEGDEPGLQRGVPGWLPLRGERLPLRWSEGRYARLQVDADGAVLQLPARATDAAIARALREFYEAQARTDVGHWLPKYLPSLPRAPARVRLKVMSSQWGSLAPDGSMALDLALVLGRPSAFEYVLVHELCHLLQANHSPAFWHEVEARFPAWRAERDYFHAQGRRLKAQLRRLLN; encoded by the coding sequence ATGCCCGATTTCCTTCGTCGCCTGCTCGCGCCGCCCACGGCGGCCGTCGAACGCGACCTCGTCCGCCTGCGGTTGGACGAGCGCGAGATCGAGGTGCTGCGCGTGCGGGACCCGCGTGCGCGGCGGATCAAGCTCAGCGTCGACGAACGCGGCGCTCGCCTGACCCTGCCGCTGCGCGCCAGCCTGGTGGCCGGCGAGCGTTTCCTGCTCGAACATCGGCACTGGCTCGGCGAGCAGCTGGCGCGCTACCAGGACGAAGGCGACGAACCCGGCCTGCAACGCGGCGTGCCCGGCTGGCTGCCGCTGCGCGGCGAACGCCTGCCGCTGCGCTGGAGCGAGGGCCGCTATGCGCGGCTACAGGTCGATGCCGACGGCGCGGTGCTGCAGTTGCCGGCGCGCGCCACCGATGCGGCGATCGCGCGCGCGCTGCGCGAGTTCTACGAGGCGCAGGCGCGCACCGACGTCGGCCACTGGCTGCCCAAATACCTGCCCTCGCTGCCGCGCGCGCCGGCGCGGGTGCGGCTGAAGGTCATGTCCTCGCAATGGGGCTCGCTGGCGCCGGACGGTTCGATGGCGCTGGACCTGGCGCTGGTGCTGGGACGGCCGTCGGCGTTCGAGTACGTGCTGGTCCACGAGCTGTGCCATCTGCTGCAAGCCAACCACTCGCCGGCGTTCTGGCACGAAGTGGAAGCGCGGTTCCCGGCCTGGCGTGCCGAGCGCGACTATTTCCATGCGCAGGGACGGCGCCTGAAGGCGCAATTGCGGCGGCTGTTGAACTGA
- a CDS encoding alpha/beta fold hydrolase has product MTLRAFACPSRVGTLAGLRSGDPHGPKMLAVHGWLDNAASFVPLSAQLPQLDLVMLDLPGHGHSVPLPAGADYLLTGMLHPLLDAADALGWERFAVIGHSMGAAIASTLAAAAPQRIEKLVAIEMLGGLAETVEGTLERLRDSVAVTRRGNTSPLRLFPDLAAPVRARMLANQLSEPAARLLVERGVEAVEGGYVWRSDRRLTLPTAVRLSEAQVQALLAGIDCPARVIYADPAQPYFPEALRNARAARLRHGRVHVVPGTHHLHMEQPAAVAALLHDFF; this is encoded by the coding sequence ATGACGCTGCGCGCGTTCGCCTGCCCGTCGCGGGTGGGCACGCTGGCCGGGTTGCGCAGCGGCGATCCGCATGGCCCCAAGATGCTGGCGGTGCATGGCTGGCTGGACAACGCCGCCAGCTTCGTGCCGCTGAGCGCGCAACTGCCGCAGCTGGACCTGGTGATGCTGGACCTGCCCGGCCACGGCCACAGCGTGCCGTTGCCGGCCGGCGCCGACTACCTGCTGACCGGCATGCTGCATCCGCTGCTGGACGCGGCCGACGCGCTGGGCTGGGAGCGCTTTGCCGTGATCGGCCATTCGATGGGGGCGGCGATCGCCAGCACCCTGGCCGCGGCGGCGCCGCAGCGCATCGAGAAGCTGGTCGCGATCGAGATGCTCGGCGGCCTCGCCGAGACTGTGGAAGGCACCCTGGAACGCCTGCGCGACAGCGTCGCCGTGACCCGCCGCGGCAACACCTCGCCGCTGCGCCTCTTCCCCGACCTGGCCGCGCCGGTACGCGCGCGGATGCTGGCCAACCAGCTCAGCGAGCCGGCGGCGCGGCTGCTGGTGGAACGCGGGGTCGAGGCGGTGGAGGGCGGCTACGTGTGGCGCAGCGACCGGCGCCTGACCCTGCCCACTGCGGTCCGGCTGAGCGAGGCGCAGGTGCAGGCGTTGCTGGCCGGCATCGACTGCCCGGCGCGGGTGATCTACGCCGACCCGGCGCAGCCGTACTTCCCCGAGGCGTTGCGCAACGCGCGTGCGGCGCGGCTGCGCCACGGCCGCGTGCACGTGGTGCCGGGCACCCACCATCTGCACATGGAGCAGCCGGCCGCGGTCGCGGCGCTGTTGCACGACTTCTTCTGA
- the hemH gene encoding ferrochelatase — MIDTPDTAVLVVNLGTPDAPTAPAVARYLAEFLGDKRVVAIPKLFWWPLLNWVILPRRSPRSAEKYALVWLPEGSPLAVYTRRLAEGMQRELPGHRVAWAMRYGTPALAPALDALRDAGVRRIVVLPLYPQYSTTTTASIEDVAQAWQARNPQLPLTLIEDYPTDPAWVDAVADSVRAHWAQHGRGETLFFSFHGLPQRVANNGDPYPQRCEASAQAIAAALGLGADEWRLGYQSRFGAERWLQPYAEPSLWQLAEQGTKRVDVICPGFATDCLETLEEVAMGFVETCAARGMQVRYIPCLNDAPAHARALAQLAARTA, encoded by the coding sequence ATGATCGATACCCCCGATACCGCCGTGCTGGTGGTGAACCTAGGCACGCCCGACGCGCCGACCGCGCCTGCGGTCGCCCGCTACCTGGCCGAATTCCTCGGCGACAAACGCGTGGTCGCCATCCCCAAGCTGTTCTGGTGGCCGCTGCTGAACTGGGTGATCCTGCCGCGGCGCTCGCCGCGTTCGGCGGAGAAATACGCGCTGGTGTGGTTGCCGGAAGGCTCGCCGCTGGCGGTGTACACCCGGCGCCTGGCCGAAGGCATGCAGCGCGAACTGCCCGGCCACCGTGTGGCCTGGGCGATGCGTTACGGCACCCCGGCGCTGGCACCGGCACTGGACGCGTTGCGCGACGCCGGCGTGCGTCGGATCGTGGTGCTGCCGCTGTACCCGCAGTATTCGACCACCACCACCGCCTCGATCGAGGACGTGGCGCAGGCCTGGCAGGCGCGCAATCCGCAGCTGCCGCTGACCCTGATCGAGGACTATCCCACCGACCCGGCCTGGGTCGATGCGGTGGCCGACAGCGTGCGTGCGCACTGGGCGCAGCACGGCCGCGGCGAGACCTTGTTCTTCTCCTTCCACGGTCTGCCGCAGCGCGTGGCCAACAACGGCGATCCGTATCCGCAGCGCTGCGAGGCCAGCGCGCAGGCGATCGCCGCGGCGCTGGGCCTGGGTGCTGACGAATGGCGGCTCGGTTACCAGTCGCGCTTCGGCGCCGAGCGCTGGCTGCAGCCGTATGCGGAGCCGAGCCTGTGGCAGTTGGCCGAGCAGGGCACCAAGCGGGTCGATGTGATCTGCCCGGGTTTCGCCACCGATTGCCTGGAAACGCTGGAAGAAGTGGCGATGGGCTTCGTCGAGACCTGCGCCGCGCGCGGCATGCAAGTGCGCTACATCCCCTGCCTCAACGACGCCCCGGCGCACGCGCGCGCGCTGGCGCAACTGGCCGCGCGCACCGCATGA
- a CDS encoding lipid-binding SYLF domain-containing protein, whose product MPRLPRLALLLSTTLFVGHAVAGPEEDERARNALRVLTDIQQIPEQSIPDKLLDEGRAIVVIPDTLKAGLVIGGRRGHGLMSVKRPDGTWSNPVFVKLTGGSIGFQVGVQSSDVVLVFRNDRSLDNIVNGKFTLGADAGVAAGPVGRNASAATDGQLKAEIWSWSRARGLFAGVALDGAALQIDDAADLNVYGSNTTPRMIFEGRTTGLPSSDVVAFRDKLEEATYAARQNRGTASAPPTPRPQASAQAAAPAVAEPAAADGTSTAPLQAPPQKPAQQGFQPVSEGEIRTESLDGNH is encoded by the coding sequence ATGCCCCGCCTGCCGCGCCTCGCGCTGTTGTTGAGTACCACACTGTTCGTCGGCCACGCCGTGGCCGGCCCGGAAGAAGACGAGCGCGCCCGCAACGCGCTGCGCGTGCTGACCGACATCCAGCAGATCCCGGAGCAATCCATCCCCGACAAGCTGCTCGACGAGGGCCGCGCGATCGTGGTGATCCCGGACACGCTCAAGGCCGGCCTGGTCATCGGCGGCCGCCGCGGCCACGGCCTGATGTCGGTCAAGCGCCCCGACGGCACCTGGTCCAACCCGGTGTTCGTCAAGCTCACCGGCGGCAGCATCGGCTTCCAGGTCGGCGTGCAGTCCTCCGACGTGGTACTGGTGTTCCGCAACGACCGCAGCCTGGACAACATCGTCAACGGCAAGTTCACCCTCGGCGCCGATGCCGGCGTCGCCGCCGGCCCGGTCGGGCGCAACGCTTCCGCCGCCACCGACGGCCAGCTCAAGGCCGAGATCTGGTCGTGGTCGCGCGCGCGCGGCCTGTTCGCCGGCGTGGCGCTGGACGGCGCGGCACTGCAGATCGACGATGCCGCCGATCTCAACGTATACGGCAGCAACACTACCCCGCGCATGATCTTCGAAGGACGCACCACCGGCCTGCCGTCCAGCGACGTGGTCGCCTTCCGCGACAAGCTTGAGGAAGCCACCTACGCGGCGCGGCAGAACCGCGGCACCGCCAGCGCACCGCCGACGCCGCGCCCGCAAGCGTCGGCGCAAGCCGCAGCGCCAGCGGTCGCCGAACCCGCCGCCGCCGACGGCACCAGCACCGCGCCCTTGCAGGCCCCGCCGCAGAAGCCGGCGCAGCAGGGCTTCCAGCCGGTGTCCGAAGGCGAGATCCGCACCGAGTCGCTGGACGGCAACCACTAG
- the tatA gene encoding Sec-independent protein translocase subunit TatA → MGGFSIWHWLVVLVIVLLVFGTKRLTSGAKDLGSAVKEFKKGMRDEDKPAGQLGDESRSSEQSRQTQAERDRDPR, encoded by the coding sequence ATGGGCGGTTTTAGCATCTGGCACTGGCTTGTGGTGCTGGTGATCGTGCTGCTGGTGTTCGGCACCAAGCGACTGACCAGCGGCGCCAAGGATCTGGGCAGTGCGGTCAAGGAATTCAAGAAAGGCATGCGCGACGAGGACAAACCCGCCGGCCAGCTCGGCGACGAGTCGCGCAGCAGCGAACAGTCCCGCCAGACCCAGGCCGAACGCGACCGCGACCCGCGCTGA
- the tatB gene encoding Sec-independent protein translocase protein TatB, giving the protein MFDIGFSELLLIAVVALVVLGPERLPKAARFAGLWVRRARAQWDSVKQELERELEAEELKRSLQDVQASLRQAESQLRDSGQQLRRDTDALRREIDPTGPEPLADAAPAAIESPAQAAPAAEPAPATHAHVPADATSSAAHPAPATPAPGSAPPSADPEPPR; this is encoded by the coding sequence GTGTTCGATATCGGATTCAGCGAACTGCTGCTGATCGCAGTGGTGGCACTGGTGGTGCTCGGCCCGGAACGCCTGCCCAAGGCCGCGCGCTTCGCCGGCCTGTGGGTGCGCCGCGCGCGCGCGCAGTGGGATTCGGTGAAACAGGAACTGGAGCGCGAACTGGAAGCCGAGGAGCTCAAGCGCAGCCTGCAGGACGTGCAGGCCTCGCTGCGCCAGGCCGAATCGCAGCTGCGCGACAGCGGCCAGCAGCTGCGGCGCGACACCGACGCGCTGCGCCGCGAGATCGACCCGACCGGGCCGGAACCGCTCGCCGACGCGGCGCCTGCCGCCATCGAATCGCCAGCACAGGCGGCACCAGCGGCGGAACCGGCACCGGCAACGCATGCGCACGTACCAGCCGACGCAACGTCATCCGCCGCACACCCGGCCCCCGCAACGCCGGCGCCTGGCAGCGCACCGCCCAGCGCCGATCCTGAGCCGCCGCGATGA
- the tatC gene encoding twin-arginine translocase subunit TatC: protein MNPEAESSLIEHLVELRARLVRALAGLGVVVLALLPFSKRIYTWLAAPMLAQLPIGQSVIATHPAGAVFAPLKLTFFVGVFIAVPWLLYQAWAFVAPGLYQREKRLALPLLASAVLLFYVGCAFAYFLVLPAVFHFLTTFKPDIIQLTPDAGAYLDFVLAIFFAFGASFELPVALVILALLGWVTPQQLREGRGYAVVGIFVLAAVLTPPDVVSQLMLAIPMCLLYEIGIIAASAVTKKPEIEARE from the coding sequence ATGAATCCGGAAGCCGAAAGCAGCCTGATCGAGCATCTGGTCGAACTGCGCGCGCGCCTGGTGCGCGCGTTGGCTGGTCTTGGCGTGGTGGTGCTGGCGCTGCTGCCCTTCTCCAAGCGCATCTACACCTGGCTGGCTGCGCCGATGCTGGCGCAGCTGCCGATCGGGCAGAGCGTGATCGCCACCCACCCGGCAGGCGCGGTGTTCGCCCCACTCAAGCTGACCTTCTTCGTGGGCGTGTTCATCGCCGTGCCGTGGCTGCTGTACCAGGCATGGGCGTTCGTCGCCCCGGGCCTGTACCAGCGCGAGAAGCGCCTGGCGCTGCCGCTGCTGGCCTCGGCGGTGCTGCTGTTCTACGTGGGCTGCGCCTTCGCCTATTTCCTGGTGCTGCCGGCGGTGTTCCACTTCCTGACCACGTTCAAGCCCGACATCATCCAGCTCACCCCCGACGCCGGCGCCTATCTGGATTTCGTGCTGGCGATCTTCTTCGCCTTCGGCGCCAGCTTCGAGCTGCCGGTGGCGCTGGTGATCCTGGCCCTGCTCGGCTGGGTCACCCCGCAGCAGCTGCGCGAAGGCCGCGGCTATGCGGTGGTCGGCATCTTCGTGCTGGCCGCGGTGCTGACCCCGCCGGATGTGGTCTCGCAGCTGATGCTGGCGATCCCGATGTGCCTGCTGTACGAGATCGGCATCATCGCCGCCAGTGCGGTGACCAAGAAGCCGGAAATCGAGGCCAGGGAATAG
- a CDS encoding BPSS1780 family membrane protein gives MIEIRKLPASAGAEWLLSGIALLRRAPLALGLLGVIWGLAALLALLLGALSPTLGMLAQLLLGLAGPLLFGGLVWAVREVDQGRTAQPAHLLQGLHDGRAPRLLVALLPQVLVGLALGALALVVVGQSGWEQLGTVMNKLNELGQSSAQPDPAQVEQLVAALPAMRILLWLLLVLVGFVAVTLTLFVLAPQVMFDGRNGLAAMRNSLRACLHNAPAMLVFFVLAFIAMFALYFLLALVVLLVQALAGPTIAALIAQLLLMALAMPTLAGAVYAAWKQMFVHGGDAAPAVPPPPSNVFVA, from the coding sequence ATGATCGAGATTCGCAAGCTGCCGGCTTCGGCCGGCGCGGAATGGCTGTTGAGCGGGATTGCGCTGCTGCGCCGCGCGCCGCTGGCGTTGGGCCTGCTGGGTGTGATCTGGGGCCTGGCGGCGCTGCTGGCGCTGCTGCTGGGCGCACTGAGTCCGACCCTGGGCATGCTCGCGCAATTGCTGCTGGGCCTGGCCGGGCCGCTGCTGTTCGGCGGGCTGGTGTGGGCGGTGCGCGAGGTGGACCAGGGCCGCACCGCGCAGCCGGCGCACCTGCTGCAGGGCCTGCACGACGGCCGCGCGCCGCGCCTGCTGGTGGCGCTGCTGCCGCAGGTGCTGGTCGGCCTGGCACTGGGCGCGCTGGCGCTGGTGGTGGTTGGGCAGAGCGGCTGGGAGCAGCTGGGTACGGTGATGAACAAGCTCAACGAGCTCGGCCAGTCCAGCGCCCAGCCGGATCCGGCGCAGGTCGAGCAACTGGTGGCCGCGCTGCCGGCCATGCGCATCCTGCTGTGGCTGCTGCTGGTGTTAGTCGGCTTCGTGGCGGTGACGCTGACCCTGTTCGTGCTCGCCCCGCAGGTGATGTTCGACGGCCGCAACGGCCTGGCGGCGATGCGCAATAGCCTGCGCGCCTGCCTGCACAACGCGCCGGCGATGCTGGTGTTCTTCGTGCTCGCCTTCATCGCCATGTTCGCGCTGTATTTCTTGCTGGCGCTGGTGGTGCTGCTGGTGCAGGCGCTGGCCGGGCCGACCATCGCCGCCTTGATCGCGCAATTGCTGCTGATGGCGCTGGCGATGCCGACCCTGGCCGGCGCGGTGTACGCGGCGTGGAAGCAGATGTTCGTGCACGGCGGCGATGCCGCGCCGGCGGTGCCGCCGCCGCCGTCGAATGTGTTTGTGGCTTGA
- a CDS encoding glutamine amidotransferase produces the protein MTPAPFLILETGEPVATMRRYGRFPHWIRVAAGLAARDTVVADVAGGAALPARDGFAGIIVTGSAAFVTDRAEWSERSADWLREAAHAGTPLLGICYGHQLLAHALGGEVAYNPAGRESGTVHIDLHPPAFDDPLFACLPERFPAHATHLQTVLRAPAGATVLARSAQDQCHAFRWGEAAWGVQFHPEFATHHMRGYVHARAECLRSAGRCARTIAREVSAAPLARKLLRRFVQHARGQQTAGGQAKPR, from the coding sequence ATGACGCCTGCGCCCTTCCTGATCCTCGAAACCGGCGAGCCGGTGGCGACGATGCGGCGCTACGGGCGCTTTCCGCACTGGATCCGCGTCGCCGCCGGCCTGGCCGCGCGCGACACGGTGGTGGCCGATGTCGCCGGCGGCGCCGCGTTGCCGGCGCGCGACGGCTTCGCCGGAATCATCGTCACCGGCTCGGCCGCCTTCGTCACCGACCGCGCCGAGTGGAGCGAGCGCTCGGCCGACTGGCTGCGCGAGGCCGCCCACGCCGGCACCCCGCTGCTGGGCATCTGCTACGGCCACCAGCTGCTGGCGCATGCGCTGGGCGGGGAAGTGGCTTACAACCCGGCCGGGCGCGAATCGGGCACCGTGCACATCGATCTGCACCCGCCGGCGTTCGACGATCCGCTGTTCGCCTGCCTGCCCGAACGCTTCCCGGCCCACGCCACGCACCTGCAGACGGTGCTGCGCGCGCCGGCCGGGGCCACCGTGCTGGCGCGCTCGGCGCAGGACCAGTGCCATGCCTTCCGCTGGGGCGAGGCCGCCTGGGGCGTGCAGTTCCACCCGGAATTCGCCACCCACCACATGCGCGGCTACGTGCACGCCCGCGCCGAGTGTCTACGCAGCGCTGGACGCTGTGCCCGTACCATCGCCCGCGAGGTCAGCGCCGCGCCGCTGGCGCGCAAGCTGTTGCGGCGCTTCGTTCAGCACGCGCGCGGCCAGCAAACCGCCGGCGGCCAGGCAAAACCGCGATAA